The DNA region CCTCGACCACCTGCGGCAGGATCTGCCCGAATGCCTCCATGCTGGGTACGCCCTTGGCGGCGGCTCGGCAGTAGGCACGCCCCTGGCGCATCTTGGTCGGCATGGTCTGTTCGAGCTTCTCGGTCAGTTCGGCCTCGGCCGCCATGCTCTCGTGGTCCTCGCGGTTCCACGGCACGACCATCGTCACCCAGGGGCGGTTCTCGGCGTCGAAGGCGGCGAGCCTGCGGCGGCGGTCCTCGTCCTGGAGGGCCCAGCGGTCGACGAGCAGGATCTCCGGTCTGCTGGGCGGTTGTTTGCCCTCCCCGTGTCCGGTCTCCTCGTCGAAGGAGGAGATGGTCGCCTGGTAGTTGAGGGAGCGCACCAGGTCCTCGGCGACATAGGCCAGGGGGCGGGCGGCGGCCGGGTGGTAGGGGTTCCAGTCCTGCGGACTGTCGCCGTAGTAGTCGGCGTTGCGTCCCGCGGGCAGGTCGTGCCGGGTGGCGGCGGCGATGGTGACCTGCATGGGACGGGGGCCGCCGACCGAACTGTTGGGCGGGCCGAAGGCGCTGGGGGCCAGCCGGTAGTCGACGGGGCGGCCGGTGCCGATCCTTATCGTGTCGGCGACGTTGACGATGCGCTTGGCGAGTTCGTACACCGCGCGCTCATACTCTTCGGCGAAGAGCCGGAGTTTGATCAGTCCGTAGAGTCCGTCACTGACGTAACGGTCCCCGAAATCACGGTGGTTGAACTGTAATCGCTCGGCGGGGCCGGGGAGCTGGCTCGGTGGGACCGGTACCCAGAGGGCCGGGACGATCGCTTCGGCCCGTTGGTTGGAACGGGCCCGGTGATGGATGGCGCGCTGAGCGAAGGCGTACCACTCCTTGCCGCACATCTCGCTCGCGAAGTAGCGCGGCGAGAACAGGGGAACGAACACCCGGCAGGTGGCGAGCACCTCACCGAGCCGCTCCGACCAGCCCTCGCCGGAGCGTATCTCGCGGTCGATGAACCCCGCGGGCGCGCCCGCGGGCAGATCCGTCATGGCCATCACGTGGTCACAGAGATCCTTGAAGAGGCGTTCGACCCACATATCTGGGTCGGTTCCACGGCCGTAGCCCGGTGTATGGGCATAACTCAAGAAGAAGTACGGCCGATGGTCCGCCGCTCGCTGCTCCGTTGTTGCGTGCACACGACCCCCGTCCTGTGTGAGCACCCGCATCCGAGGAGTGAAGTGAATGCGAGCGAATTCATCATTCCGGAGCGGACGTTGCTCCACCCCCATGGCGTTCGGTCATTCAACGCCGGTTTTCAGTCATACGTTCCCGGGTTCAGCCGATCATTTCCTTGATCGAATTCGGTCTGCGGCTGTTCCTCCCAGTTGTCCCGTGTGTGCTGATGCCCGCGGCCGAACCGGAATTCGCCCCTCAGATCTCTTTTCGCATCAGATCCAGCAGCCGCTTTCCACTGACGGTGAGCTCGGCGGCACCCTCCAGCGTGTCGAGGGCCTGTGGTACGCCCTCCAGACGGTGCGGCTCGAATTCACCCAACGCCATCCGCTCATAGGTGTCTGCCAGCAACCGGGAAAACGGAACTGGTTCTTCCTGCCAGGGCATCCGATGTTCCCAGGAGCCGTCCGCCGCGTAAAGATCCGTGACATCGGCAAGCGCCTGCAATTCGGCCCGCCGAAAGCCCCGAAGCAGCGCGGACGCCAACTCCTGGGCACTGCCGTCCGCGGCGATGCCCAGCGCGCCGTAGCCGTGCCGCCCCACGGACGGCTCCGCCGGGGCCAGGCCGGTCAGCGGTGTCAGGGTGGTGAGGCGGCCCGCCATCTCCCGGGCCCGCACGGGCGCCTTCATCTCGATCAGCGTCCAGGCGTCGCCGAGCCTGGCCATCAGATCCGCGGCGGCCCGGTCGTCGAGCGCAGCCGCGGCCGGCGCGGTGAAGCAGTCGCGGTACGGGTCGAGGTCGTCGAGCACCAGATCGAGCGCCGGGCCGGGCGCGGCACCGGGCACCTCGAGCCGACGCACCGGACGCCAGCCGGGACCGGCCGCCCCCGTGCGCACGACCAGCCGTTCGGCCGGGTCGCCCTCGTACCGCCGGACCAGGAAGCCGTCCTCGACGGCGTGCACCCGCGCCGTGCCGTGCTCCCCCGCTTCCCCGATCCGCAACTCGCCGAGACCCGGCAGGACCAGCCTGCCGTCCGAGTAGGCAACGCCCACCGAGAGGTCGAGGCCGACCCGTACGGCGGCGGCCGCGAGATACGCCGGCAGCCGCCGCGCGGCTGCCACGCCCCCCGGCCGTTCGTGGAGCTGCTCCAGCGCATGGAGCAGCCAGGTGCGGGTGTACGGGTGGGCCAGCACCTCGTCCAGGCCGCGGGCCCCCTCCTCGGAGGCCTCGACGGTGGCGGCCAGCTCCCAGGCCTCCGCCCACCGCTCACCGCCGCGCCCTTCGATGTCGGCGTTCAGCCGGGCCAGCAGCATGCGGGTGAGGTCTCGCTGGGAGGCGGCCAGTTCGAGCGGCTCGGCCACCTCGGGCGCGACGAGGGACGCCGCCGTGCGCGCCTCGATACCGCGCACCAGGGCGGCCAGGTCGGCGCAGTACACGGACGGGTTGTCGAACGCGCCGGACGGCCCGGTGGAGCGGTACCGATGGGTGTAGAGGCCGCCGCCGCAGGAGCGCACGACGGGGCAGCTGCGGCAGGTCTCGCTGACGCCGGCCAGTCCGAGCTGACGGGCCCGTACCCCGGGATGGGCCGCCACCTCGTCGAAGGTGTGGGTGAAGACATCGAAACCGGTGGCCGCCGCGCCCTCGTAGGCGCTCTTGAGCGAGTCGACCTGCTCCAGCTGGCCGTCGGTCTCGACGACGACGAGGTCGGTCGGGGCGAGCCCCAGGGACTCGGTGAGGCTGGGGCCGCCGCCCAGCGTGGACAGCACCGAGGAGAAGAGCCGCACCGGCACCGGACGCCCCTGCTCCTGCCAGCGGTCGAAGATCGCGAGGAGCCAGTCGGCGTAGGCGGTGGGCGACCCGTCCGGGCGGGGCGGCGGATCGTCCCAGGTGGCGTGCGGAAGCAGGAAGTCGATGAGCGGCGGGTCGAGCTCGGTGAGCGCGTCGAGGACCGCGTGCGGGTCGTTCTCGATGTCGACGGTGCACAGGAGCCCGAGATCGAGGTGGCGGTAGCGCTCCTGCCGGAGCAGCTCCACGGCCTTGAGGACCCGGGAGTGACTGCTGCGTCCGTCGGCGTAGCGGCGGTGCCGGTCGTTGGCGGCCTGGTCGCCGTCGAGGGAGATGCCGACCCTTACACCGAACTCGTCGAAGAGGTCGAGATACCGGGGACTGAGCTGGAGTCCGTTGGTGTGGATACGGAGGTCGAGTTCCGCGACGCCGTCGAAGGCGGAAGTGAGCACTTCGCAGACTCGCCGCAATCGGGCGGGCCCCGCCAGTAGAGGCTCCCCTCCGTGCAGGATCACTGACACGGAGGGCAGTGCATGTGCCTTGGCATGCTCGGCCAAACGTTGAGCAGTCCGGAAGATGACATCATCAGAGATTGTCCTGGGCCGGGTACGCCAGCTCTGATCTGCATGTTCATAGACATAGCAATGGTCACAGGCAAGATCGCACCTGCTGTGAACCTTGAGAACGACTTCGCGGAAAGGGACCAGGGGTCCTGTCATTCCACCAGTCTAGCCAGCCCGAAGGGGTGCTCGGGGCTTCGGTTCAAGGGGTGTTCGGCGCGTTGTTTTCAGAGCGCCGAGTTGAAGGTCGATGCCTGAGTGGGGCGACCGGCCGACGCGGCATGCACGCGACCGAGCTTCCGGGCAGCAGCAGTGCCGCGGACATCGATCTCGGCGAGCGGCACACGGTTCTTCTTCGCAACGGCGAAGGAGGGGGAGGATTCAGAGGTCTTCACGGCCGTCCTTGAGGGGATTTGTTCCGATGGATTGGTTCCGGACAGGAATGCAGCAACAGTATCTGCACCATTGCAGTGTCCGGCGGCACGACTTTACTCTCATGGCCTCGGTTGGCAACTGAGGACAGCCACTTGGAACGAGAGCGTCACATGAGGCCGTCCCGAATCGAACGGAACCACTGATTCCGCCATTGAAGTGACGACATAACCGCAGACGGGAGTGAACATGACGGCGCTTCCCGGGCCGCTCCAGAGCATGGTCTTCAGGAACGCCGATCTGCCGGCGCTCTTTCACCACACGGACGAGATAGCCATCGCAAGGCAGCGGGAGGCCGTGAACACCACCCGCATTCAACTGATTCTCCTGGTCACGGGGGCCTTGCCGGCCGCGGTCCCCTGGCATGCCGAAGTGGGTGACACGTTTCAACTCGTCGACGCCGTCGGCGCGTTGGCCTACCTGGGTGTCCTGATCACGACGTACCTCTCCGCCCGGCGCAAAGCAAAGTCGCATTGGCAACTCAACCGCTCGGCGGCAGAGTTCATCAAGTCGATGTGCTGGCGCTACTCGGTGCACGGATCACCGTTCGACAGCAGTACCCAGCACCCGGAGGCGGTGTTCGCGAACCGCCTCGAAGAAGGTCTTCAGGAACTCTGCAAAGTGGGATGGGCCGACCCCCGCGACCTGATGGCGGATTCGGGGGGACTGATCACCGACTCGATGCGTGAGTTACGGGAGAAGGCGTTCACCGTACGCAAGGAGACGTATGTGCGGGACCGCCTGATTGAGCAGAGAAGTTGGTACCGCAGGCGCCAGGAGGTCTCCCGGCGGGCCACCCTGGTCTGGTCGACCACCATTGCCGTGCTGACCGCGCTCGCCCTGGTGTTCGCCCTGTTGCGGACGTTCTCCGTCGCCCAGTCCTTCGCCCTGACGGGGGTGCTGTCGGCGGCGGCGGCCGCCTGTCTGGCGTGGAGCGAGATGCGCCGCCACCACCCGCTGATCTCGGCCCACTCGCTGGTGGAGCAGGACCTGGAGGCGATGCAGGTGGCGATGGAGACCACGCTGACCGAGCGTCAGTGGCCGGGTGCGGTGTTCGAGACCGAGCGCATCGTCTCCCCCCAGCACACCGACTGGCTGGCCCGGCACCAGATGTGACGTGATGCCGGTGGCGCGGGGCGGCCGCGCAGGCGGTCAGCCGCGCTCCACGCCCTCGCGCCAGATCACCGTGACCGGGCGGCCC from Streptomyces sp. NBC_01591 includes:
- the fsxC gene encoding FxsC protein; this encodes MRVLTQDGGRVHATTEQRAADHRPYFFLSYAHTPGYGRGTDPDMWVERLFKDLCDHVMAMTDLPAGAPAGFIDREIRSGEGWSERLGEVLATCRVFVPLFSPRYFASEMCGKEWYAFAQRAIHHRARSNQRAEAIVPALWVPVPPSQLPGPAERLQFNHRDFGDRYVSDGLYGLIKLRLFAEEYERAVYELAKRIVNVADTIRIGTGRPVDYRLAPSAFGPPNSSVGGPRPMQVTIAAATRHDLPAGRNADYYGDSPQDWNPYHPAAARPLAYVAEDLVRSLNYQATISSFDEETGHGEGKQPPSRPEILLVDRWALQDEDRRRRLAAFDAENRPWVTMVVPWNREDHESMAAEAELTEKLEQTMPTKMRQGRAYCRAAAKGVPSMEAFGQILPQVVEVAAQQYLRHAAVYPPATGGGHTERTRLMGPMAQTNYIPETHDPATDAEDTDDGRS
- the fxsBH gene encoding radical SAM/SPASM protein FxsBH, inactivated beta-hydroxylase extension form; its protein translation is MTGPLVPFREVVLKVHSRCDLACDHCYVYEHADQSWRTRPRTISDDVIFRTAQRLAEHAKAHALPSVSVILHGGEPLLAGPARLRRVCEVLTSAFDGVAELDLRIHTNGLQLSPRYLDLFDEFGVRVGISLDGDQAANDRHRRYADGRSSHSRVLKAVELLRQERYRHLDLGLLCTVDIENDPHAVLDALTELDPPLIDFLLPHATWDDPPPRPDGSPTAYADWLLAIFDRWQEQGRPVPVRLFSSVLSTLGGGPSLTESLGLAPTDLVVVETDGQLEQVDSLKSAYEGAAATGFDVFTHTFDEVAAHPGVRARQLGLAGVSETCRSCPVVRSCGGGLYTHRYRSTGPSGAFDNPSVYCADLAALVRGIEARTAASLVAPEVAEPLELAASQRDLTRMLLARLNADIEGRGGERWAEAWELAATVEASEEGARGLDEVLAHPYTRTWLLHALEQLHERPGGVAAARRLPAYLAAAAVRVGLDLSVGVAYSDGRLVLPGLGELRIGEAGEHGTARVHAVEDGFLVRRYEGDPAERLVVRTGAAGPGWRPVRRLEVPGAAPGPALDLVLDDLDPYRDCFTAPAAAALDDRAAADLMARLGDAWTLIEMKAPVRAREMAGRLTTLTPLTGLAPAEPSVGRHGYGALGIAADGSAQELASALLRGFRRAELQALADVTDLYAADGSWEHRMPWQEEPVPFSRLLADTYERMALGEFEPHRLEGVPQALDTLEGAAELTVSGKRLLDLMRKEI
- the fxsA gene encoding FxSxx-COOH cyclophane-containing RiPP peptide, yielding MKTSESSPSFAVAKKNRVPLAEIDVRGTAAARKLGRVHAASAGRPTQASTFNSAL
- a CDS encoding DUF4231 domain-containing protein, yielding MVFRNADLPALFHHTDEIAIARQREAVNTTRIQLILLVTGALPAAVPWHAEVGDTFQLVDAVGALAYLGVLITTYLSARRKAKSHWQLNRSAAEFIKSMCWRYSVHGSPFDSSTQHPEAVFANRLEEGLQELCKVGWADPRDLMADSGGLITDSMRELREKAFTVRKETYVRDRLIEQRSWYRRRQEVSRRATLVWSTTIAVLTALALVFALLRTFSVAQSFALTGVLSAAAAACLAWSEMRRHHPLISAHSLVEQDLEAMQVAMETTLTERQWPGAVFETERIVSPQHTDWLARHQM